The genomic interval AACAAGAATTTTGTCCACAAGAAGTTTAAGGACAGTTAACATCCCTACCACCCACTTCCTTTTGGTTGTATATAACCTTCTTAATCTTTTTACACACAAGTATGTGGTTTCTTTATGGCAATAATTATTGTGACATACTCACCACTTGGCCCGATTGAGGGTTTCTATGAGCAAATGGTGGGCCTCTTATGTGATTCCACATCTGACCAGACATCATTGAGAATACAACCAACTAAAACAACAAGTTTGAGTTTATCAGTGTTGGCATTGAAACTTGGTTGAGAGAgcaaaaaaaatgcaattttattAAAGAATCAAGTACTTCGGGTGAGATAtaaagccgttggtcctgtgtacatagtgcttggtacactattcgcaAAGAGTAGCCTAATCTCAATTTCTTCAGTTTCTAGTTAAGCTTAAGGACAAATACCTTGACGAGGCTAAACAACTTATCCTCTCTTAGTTTAGTGCATTTTAAACTGTACGTGTATATGCCAAGCTATTATTTGAGTATTAAGTAATCTTAATTATACACATGCTTACCAGTGCCAGCATACCCCACATGTTTTTATTGTAAAGAAATTCCAGGTTATTTCTTCTGAAGTATAACAACCCAGCAATGGTTGTAAGGGCCAGGCCAAGTAGTAGAATTCCAGCATGGTTTGGTGGACGAAAGATTCTTATCtggaaaaaattaaaataataaatatgtaaatacaaACACTTTTTGTTTGAAAAGGGCTTTGAAACTTATAAAGAACTAAGCGACTACAAGATGAACTAAGCGACTACAATATGAACTAAGCGACTACAAGATGAACTAACCGTTACATCAGTACGCTCGGCAACCCACTTGGCAATTTGTTCAGCCTGAAATCCAAGCCTACAATAAATcaaaaatttaacataaaaagaaatatataaagaataaatattttttatgttgatgtattatttttttattttagttttcttTATTCAGAAAGGAAAGTGAGGATTGTGGGGGATAAAATGAGAATTATGGGGTAAAAAAAAGTAAGGATTGTGGGGTAAAAAAAAGTAAGGATTGTGGGGTAAAAAAGTAAGGTTTGTGGGGTAAAAAAGTAAGTATTGTGGGGAAGAAAAGCAAGGATTGTAGGAGGAAAGTGCTGAGTGCGGGAAAAAAGGTGAGGATTGTGGGAAAAAAAGTAAGGATTGTGGGGCAAAAACGTGAGGATTGTGGGGAAAAAAAGTGAGGATTGTGGGAAAAAAAAGTAAGGCTTATGGGGAAGAAAAGCAAGGATTGTGGGGGAAAAAGTGAGGAAAGGAATACTTATGTGATAATCTAAAGAGGGAATAAAATGGTTTAATCATACCGTTGCATATCAAATGTATCGGCCTTCTTTGGCTTTCCTTTCATGGGAAAATGTATTATACTTGGAGCTGACGTTGCTTTTAGCTGTACATAAACAATTCAAAAGACAAAAATTATTAATGAAGAGGCTGATAGATGTCATTGGCAGCTACACACTGCagaggaggggggggggggagggctGGCTTACAGAGAGAGGCTACTGTACTTACTGCAGAGAAAACATCCTGCCCACTGTCATAATCCACactgacaaaaaaaagtttatttgaGTAGGAACCGGAAAAGCGCCATGAATTTGCCAGGATCTGGAACTCTTCATTCACTTGCCTAAAAAAGaagatataaaatatttaattaagtcattgtatataattttaatcGATCCAATCTGTCTACTCAGTGGTTTCTCGCTGTTGAATACGAGCGAAAATAATAAAGGTTTCTTAGGACAACTATGATTTCTTCGACAGATGAGAAAGCATGTTTCGGTAGTAGTATGATTTTTTAATGGACAGATGTGAGGAGAATTTCTTTCTTTCTAATGTTatgtatgattattattaataatattagagGAAGTAGGAAGTTTAGAAGGTGCAgaaaaagaagaataatacagttCTTACTTGCAAACTGAGCATTTTCTTCTTGAATCCATGGCGGTCAGCATTAGAATAACAGAATAATTTCTTGGCGAGGCTTTGATAAACTGGCGATACTTCTCACCGTTCATATTGATGACCGGTCTTTTGTAACTCCAATCCGTCAGTTGTTTTACTCGTTCTCCAAGAGTTtgctgaagaaaaaaaaataatcaaggTTAAATCGTTCACCaggcctacaaataaaaattcttTAATCAAATTCAAAACTCGCATACAACAGAAAATACCGgtcgagcctaggcccaagcaTACGAAACTGGGCGGAAGAAGGTCGAGTCGGCGTTGCCTGACTGAGCAGCGGTGCTAGGCTTGCTGCGAGCTCGACGGTACTGCTGTGTGGCCTGCGCTGGCTTGGATGATTTGTGCACAAGTAAAAACTATCTATCTTTATATTTAACTGCATTATTATTTAGAAATACCTCTTTTTTCTTTGCATTAATCGACACATTCGTAAACAAGAAAATTAAGAAGGTAAACAGCCATAATTTTGCTATCGTAGCTAAGCCCCGATGCCGAACAGTCGCCGCCATGATGAACATAACACAAGTACAATTGTACAGATCCTATTGGTTAACCAAT from Antedon mediterranea chromosome 5, ecAntMedi1.1, whole genome shotgun sequence carries:
- the LOC140048664 gene encoding dolichyl-diphosphooligosaccharide--protein glycosyltransferase subunit TUSC3-like, yielding MFIMAATVRHRGLATIAKLWLFTFLIFLFTNVSINAKKKEQTLGERVKQLTDWSYKRPVINMNGEKYRQFIKASPRNYSVILMLTAMDSRRKCSVCKQVNEEFQILANSWRFSGSYSNKLFFVSVDYDSGQDVFSALKATSAPSIIHFPMKGKPKKADTFDMQRLGFQAEQIAKWVAERTDVTIRIFRPPNHAGILLLGLALTTIAGLLYFRRNNLEFLYNKNMWGMLALLVVFSMMSGQMWNHIRGPPFAHRNPQSGQVNYIHGSSQGQFQAETYIIFVLYAFLTVGMVLLSKDNFITETNGGQKRVMTIIGLFMIVFFFSLILSIFRSKYRGYPYSFLLR